The DNA region ttctcaagacatattccgtgtgcctGACGAAGcgcgatttttgaattttgctttttaaaaaaatacaaaaataaggaactggcgattttttatattaaaaacataaaaaatattttcatcttttttttaagtttttaaaaatcggccttcgtcaggcACACGGGATTGAttcaacgagtcttcaccaaaattttgagccgatttggtcaacgcagtgttgagatatcgtagcactcgttttttttttaaactgctaacttaaaatagttatatctcagcaatgattcaaccaaatttcttcaaatttattttgttaacaggtgaaaatgtatatttcaatgccctgaaaaccgattcaaaaaaagtttcaatgtgTACGCATACCAACCTTTGACATTTtcgacgatttacatgtatctaaccccttaaaaaactctaaaacagtgaaatacttgcaaaatttcgaatcctTTGATATTTATActgtaaattattaaaaaaaaactagtactttcaaaaaaaaacggtattttgcgatttttgtaGTATTTGTACTTTAaaacttaccatattatcaaaaaatatatatatttgctaagaggaagcttgaaaatttaacataatttcgttggttttagtcaattttagaaatatattaaatatcgagaaagagtgtgtgcaacatgagtagggttagtgaattttcacgatttcgcggaccgCGTGAAATTCGTTTAATTTTAAGAtatccgtgaaatcccgtgaaatcccgtgaaatttatcaattttcaaatgtaaattttttgatgtaacAAAATAATAGATATTTAATCCATAGAGACTTTTTAAGATAAATTTtagtagttttcaattgaaaacatacattaacaaaaatttgttaaaacatcTATTGAGAAGTGAATGCTGCGAAAACTTTGATGATATTATCAAAAATGTCAATGTCGTTTTTCTTGACTactattttattaaaatggtataagtttaaaagaaattaaaagattcAAGTTGGGTTATGCAAGATTAAATGTAtagttttttaatctttaaagtcacattttcagaacattttagaatttaagcgAAAACTGTTTTGCTATAttagtcaaatatttaaaagGAAAAACATGTGATTAAGCTTAAAATGTAGTTTCTGTAATTTAAACatgagattttcagagttactGTAACtattttcacgttccgcgaaatttccgtgaaatttggtgttttgaaattgaggtccccgtgaaatttgcattttttttagcgtgaaaatcactaagcctaaacatgagtgagagtgtgtgcaacatgaagttaaactttctgtgaagttgctgtgcagattaccatggcactttgaaaagtttacgccatgttgcacgcacacactctcactttcaaTTTCTCGataagttatcgtccgttatcgcgataacattatcgccgatagaattatcggaataacaataacgatagattatcgttatcgtcctgaACTAATCGatatcgttatcgaacctcgataattttatcgttaacaaccttgattcAAACCTTCCAAACAGGGAAACTTTCGGTACGTTTCGGAcccattaaaatttatttcactttgattGCAATTCGCATTTGCCTTTCTCGAAATGCGCTtgtaatttcatcaaaaataaaagcaaactaATCGTGTCCTGCCTTCTCTGCACTTACCAGCTATCGTTGTCCGCAAACGTTCCCTGCTGGCGTGGCTTCTTCGCTTGGCTTGGCGTCCCAAAGTTGGACACTTCGGTGGCCGTCACCGCTGGCAGCACCACCGCAGCAGTTACCTCTTTGTCCGCCGGACGTTTAAGCCCTCCTCGATCGGAACCACCACTATCGTATCGCCGCTTAGCTCCAGCACACTGCAGAGAAACGAATTGAGAATGAATAAAACCTGATTTGAAGCGTCGGTGGGGTGAACAATACTTGCTGTTTGGCCTTGAACTGGTTCAGGGTGCAGATCGTGAAGGCAGCGTTCGACTTATCGATGGTTTTGAGCACGGCCGCCGCGTGGTCGCGGTTGTGCAGCGTTACGAACGCGGACGTCTCGTTGACCCAGCTGATGAACACCTGGCCGTAGTTGCGGAACCGGCACAGGATGTCCACGTGGCGCCAGTTCTCCGGGAAGGTGATGTAGAAGATGTGGTCGCGGGAGAAGGAAGCTGTTGTAACGTGAATGATGAATCAATTTGCTAgaaattgaagaacaacaaagaactTACGCTCTTTTCCGTAAATATAAATGTAGTTGACTTCCGAGACTCGCAGCAAGTAAATTCTATTGAAGTACATCTTCAACgttgcatcattagttagaTTCGTCAGGTCCACTTTGAAATAGCTTGCCAGCCCCAGAAAGCACAATCCCGTCAAATACGCATCGTAACCAGCTTCGTGTTGCTTCTCCTGATCCATAGAATAGCTATGCTCTTCACTGCCTGACTTCACCTCTGGCAGTTTAAAGGGCTCCTTCCGAACTGCCTCAAAAACGTGGCCCAAAACGGACGAAAAGACGTGCACCTTCAGCTCAGCGTTCGTGCACAAGTATTTTGTATCGAGCAAGAGTGGAAACAACTCTCTAACAGTCTTCTTGAAGTCTTGAAAATTGTACGGAAGAGGTCGAAAGAATTGCCGTATAACAAACATCAAATCCAAAAGCATGTTGTGCCCTACAATAAGCTTCCGGGTTTTCGAGAGCTCCTGCAGCACCAAAGAAAGACCAACGGCACTCTCCAGGTCTACATTTTCCTGCGCCACCTTCTCCTGCTCAAGCTTCCGATCTTGCTCTTTGGTTCTTTTCCTCTCAACCAAAATCCCCTTGTGTTTGTTCTCCAGCTCAACGGAAGAGGTCGATATCTGCTTCCGAAATTTAGCCTCAATCATCTGGTAAACCAGCTTGCGCTGAAATCCATTGCAGTTCGTAATCGTAAAATTCTTCTCTTCCGAAGCCAAAAACACTCCAATCCTTTCTTCAATCTCCGCCATCAGTTTCTCCTCCGTCGCCGGAACCGGTACCATGTTTACCGCATCGTTCCCGTTAGCCTCCTCCCCCTCCTCAGCTTCCAGTGCGGCCGCCCTCTGCTCCTGGCGCTCCTTCAAGT from Culex quinquefasciatus strain JHB chromosome 3, VPISU_Cqui_1.0_pri_paternal, whole genome shotgun sequence includes:
- the LOC6051824 gene encoding poly(A)-specific ribonuclease PARN isoform X1, yielding MEITSKNFTDQLASIRQTIRDASFFAMDTEFTGLTSDRNVFPFDTPEEVYQKTVENSINFIVIQLGLAAFRVDPESGAVSYKCYNFYCFPKGRVHVFACQGESMRFLADHGFDFNKLFREGLSYCGEADEERMRTDLKERQEQRAAALEAEEGEEANGNDAVNMVPVPATEEKLMAEIEERIGVFLASEEKNFTITNCNGFQRKLVYQMIEAKFRKQISTSSVELENKHKGILVERKRTKEQDRKLEQEKVAQENVDLESAVGLSLVLQELSKTRKLIVGHNMLLDLMFVIRQFFRPLPYNFQDFKKTVRELFPLLLDTKYLCTNAELKVHVFSSVLGHVFEAVRKEPFKLPEVKSGSEEHSYSMDQEKQHEAGYDAYLTGLCFLGLASYFKVDLTNLTNDATLKMYFNRIYLLRVSEVNYIYIYGKEPSFSRDHIFYITFPENWRHVDILCRFRNYGQVFISWVNETSAFVTLHNRDHAAAVLKTIDKSNAAFTICTLNQFKAKQQCAGAKRRYDSGGSDRGGLKRPADKEVTAAVVLPAVTATEVSNFGTPSQAKKPRQQGTFADNDSW
- the LOC6051824 gene encoding poly(A)-specific ribonuclease PARN isoform X2 yields the protein MEITSKNFTDQLASIRQTIRDASFFAMDTEFTGLTSDRNVFPFDTPEEVYQKTVENSINFIVIQLGLAAFRVDPESGAVSYKCYNFYCFPKGRVHVFACQGESMRFLADHGFDFNKLFREGLSYCGEADEERMRTDLKERQEQRAAALEAEEGEEANGNDAVNMVPVPATEEKLMAEIEERIGVFLASEEKNFTITNCNGFQRKLVYQMIEAKFRKQISTSSVELENKHKGILVERKRTKEQDRKLEQEKVAQENVDLESAVGLSLVLQELSKTRKLIVGHNMLLDLMFVIRQFFRPLPYNFQDFKKTVRELFPLLLDTKYLCTNAELKVHVFSSVLGHVFEAVRKEPFKLPEVKSGSEEHSYSMDQEKQHEAGYDAYLTGLCFLGLASYFKVDLTNLTNDATLKMYFNRIYLLRVSEVNYIYIYGKEPSFSRDHIFYITFPENWRHVDILCRFRNYGQVFISWVNETSAFVTLHNRDHAAAVLKTIDKSNAAFTICTLNQFKAKHVLELSGDTIVVVPIEEGLNVRRTKR